From a region of the Candidatus Pantoea bituminis genome:
- the nuoK gene encoding NADH-quinone oxidoreductase subunit NuoK, giving the protein MIPLQHGLILAAVLFVLGLTSLVLRRNLLFMLIGLEIMINAAALALVVAGSYWGQADGQVMYILAISLAAAEASIGLALLLQLYRRRQTLNIDTVSEMRG; this is encoded by the coding sequence ATGATCCCTCTACAACACGGATTGATTCTCGCCGCCGTGCTGTTTGTCCTCGGACTGACTTCACTGGTACTGCGTCGCAACCTGCTGTTCATGCTGATTGGTCTTGAGATCATGATCAATGCTGCAGCGCTGGCGTTAGTGGTGGCGGGCAGTTACTGGGGACAAGCCGACGGTCAGGTAATGTATATCCTGGCAATCAGCCTTGCTGCAGCCGAAGCCAGTATTGGCCTGGCGCTGCTGCTCCAGCTTTATCGTCGTCGTCAGACGCTGAACATTGATACTGTGAGCGAGATGCGCGGATGA
- a CDS encoding GNAT family N-acetyltransferase, with product MEITWLDLHHRDLTVQQLYALLALRCEVFVVEQMCPYLDVDGQDLMAENRHLLGMRGDELVAYARILSPLDEISPVKIGRVIVSDQARRINLGNRLMEQVLVSCKKQWPDSPLFLSAQAHLQKFYGRHGFLPVSEEYLEDDIPHIDMQK from the coding sequence ATGGAAATTACCTGGCTGGATCTTCATCATCGCGATTTAACCGTACAGCAGCTTTATGCGCTGTTGGCGTTACGCTGTGAAGTGTTTGTGGTTGAGCAAATGTGTCCCTATCTCGACGTTGATGGTCAGGATTTAATGGCTGAAAATCGGCATTTGTTAGGAATGCGTGGCGATGAGCTGGTGGCTTATGCACGAATTCTTTCACCGTTAGATGAGATCAGCCCAGTGAAAATTGGCCGGGTGATTGTTTCGGATCAGGCTCGTCGCATCAATCTGGGGAATCGTCTGATGGAGCAGGTGCTGGTGAGCTGTAAAAAACAGTGGCCAGACTCCCCGCTGTTTCTCTCTGCCCAGGCGCATCTGCAAAAATTTTACGGACGACACGGTTTCCTCCCGGTCAGTGAGGAGTACCTCGAAGATGATATTCCGCACATTGATATGCAGAAATAA
- a CDS encoding glucan biosynthesis protein D, which produces MNRRMFMKASMAFSAVSGMTGLSTLFAQSAWAEDGIADGTAVRFDFDVLKKQAASLAKQPWGGAPGALPETLATLTPQAYNEIQYDANHSLWNTIPDRELDVQFFHVGMGFKRRIRMFSVDGDSRQAREIHFRPELFNYNNAKVDTKQLEGKNDLGFAGFRAFKKPELARRDIVSFLGASYFRAVDDTFQYGLSARGVAVNTFSNGQEEFPDFTAFWFETPDADDTTFTCYALLDGASLTGAYKFIIHCEEKRVVMEVENHLFARKEIRQLGISPMTSMFSCGTNERRMCNTYHPQIHDSDRLAMWTGKGEWIARPLNNPQRLQFNAYEDENPRGFGLLQLNHDFKDYQDVIGWYDKRPSLWVEPVGKWGKGAINLMEIPTTGETLDNIVCFWQPTEPVKAGSEFSFSYKLYWSGLPPVRSGLARVDATRTGIGGFPEGWAPGEHFPDTWCRRFAIDFVGGDLKAAAPKGIEPVITVSSGTFKQVEILYVEPINGYRILFDWYPNSDSTKPVEMRLFLRTKDETLSETWLYQYFPPPPDQRKHVDDRQMTPG; this is translated from the coding sequence ATGAATCGAAGAATGTTTATGAAAGCGTCAATGGCCTTCTCCGCTGTTAGCGGTATGACTGGCCTGTCAACGCTGTTTGCGCAATCCGCCTGGGCAGAAGATGGCATTGCTGACGGAACCGCAGTACGCTTCGATTTCGACGTATTGAAGAAGCAAGCGGCCAGTTTGGCGAAGCAACCTTGGGGTGGCGCGCCGGGTGCGTTGCCTGAAACACTGGCTACGTTAACGCCGCAGGCCTACAACGAAATTCAGTACGATGCGAATCACTCCTTGTGGAACACCATTCCTGACCGCGAACTGGATGTGCAATTCTTTCACGTTGGCATGGGCTTTAAGCGCCGCATCCGTATGTTCTCGGTGGATGGCGATAGCCGCCAGGCCCGCGAAATTCACTTTCGCCCGGAGTTGTTCAACTACAACAATGCCAAAGTCGATACCAAACAGCTTGAAGGCAAAAATGACCTCGGCTTCGCCGGATTCCGTGCATTTAAAAAGCCTGAACTGGCACGCCGTGACATCGTTTCATTTTTAGGTGCCAGTTACTTCCGCGCCGTTGATGACACTTTCCAGTATGGTTTGTCGGCGCGTGGTGTAGCGGTAAATACCTTCAGCAACGGCCAGGAAGAATTCCCTGACTTCACCGCGTTTTGGTTTGAAACGCCGGATGCAGATGACACCACCTTCACCTGCTACGCCCTGTTGGATGGTGCCAGCCTGACTGGCGCATACAAGTTCATCATCCATTGCGAAGAGAAGCGCGTGGTGATGGAGGTTGAAAACCACCTGTTCGCGCGCAAAGAGATTCGTCAGCTTGGCATTTCGCCAATGACCAGCATGTTTAGCTGCGGCACCAATGAACGCCGCATGTGCAATACCTATCATCCGCAGATCCATGACTCCGATCGCCTGGCGATGTGGACCGGAAAAGGCGAATGGATTGCCCGCCCCTTGAATAATCCGCAGCGGCTGCAGTTCAACGCTTATGAAGATGAAAACCCACGCGGTTTTGGTTTGCTGCAGCTGAACCATGACTTCAAGGATTATCAGGATGTGATTGGCTGGTATGACAAACGTCCAAGCCTGTGGGTTGAACCGGTGGGAAAATGGGGTAAAGGTGCCATCAATTTGATGGAAATCCCTACTACCGGAGAAACGCTGGATAACATTGTCTGCTTCTGGCAACCCACCGAACCGGTAAAAGCTGGTAGCGAATTCAGCTTCTCTTACAAGTTGTACTGGAGTGGCTTACCACCGGTTCGCAGTGGGCTGGCGCGCGTTGATGCTACGCGTACCGGTATTGGCGGCTTCCCAGAAGGCTGGGCTCCGGGCGAACATTTCCCTGATACCTGGTGCCGCCGTTTTGCTATCGACTTCGTCGGTGGCGATTTGAAAGCTGCTGCGCCGAAAGGGATTGAACCGGTAATTACCGTTTCTTCTGGTACGTTTAAGCAGGTTGAGATTCTTTATGTCGAGCCGATCAATGGTTATCGCATTCTGTTTGACTGGTATCCTAACAGCGACTCAACCAAGCCGGTCGAAATGCGTCTGTTCCTGCGTACCAAGGATGAGACGTTGAGTGAAACCTGGCTTTATCAATATTTCCCGCCGCCGCCAGATCAACGTAAACACGTTGATGATCGGCAGATGACGCCGGGCTAA
- the nrdB gene encoding class Ia ribonucleoside-diphosphate reductase subunit beta, which yields MAYSTFSQNKNDQLKEPMFFGQSVNVARFDQQKYDIFEKLIEKQLSFFWRPEEIDVSRDRIDYQALPEHEKHIFISNLKYQTLLDSIQGRSPNVALLPLISIPELETWIETWAFSETIHSRSYTHIIRNIVNDPAVVFDDIVTNEQILARAEDISGYYDDLIEMTSHWHLFGEGTHEINGKTVVVSLRALKKQLYICLMSVNALEAIRFYVSFACSFAFAERELMEGNAKIIRLIARDEALHLTGTQHMLNLLRTGEDDPEMKEIAAECREECFELFKKAALQEKEWAEYLFSGGSMIGLNKDILCQYIEYITNIRMQAVGLDLPFQTRSNPIPWINSWLVSDNVQVAPQEVEVSSYLVGQIDSEVGENDFDDFQL from the coding sequence ATGGCCTACTCCACCTTTTCACAAAACAAAAATGACCAGCTGAAAGAGCCGATGTTTTTCGGTCAGTCGGTTAACGTGGCGCGCTTTGACCAGCAAAAATATGACATTTTTGAAAAACTGATCGAGAAGCAACTTTCCTTTTTCTGGCGTCCAGAAGAAATCGATGTTTCACGCGATCGTATCGATTATCAGGCGTTGCCCGAGCATGAAAAACACATTTTTATCAGCAACCTGAAATATCAAACGCTGCTGGATTCGATTCAGGGTCGTAGCCCGAACGTCGCGTTGCTGCCGCTGATTTCGATCCCAGAGCTGGAAACCTGGATTGAAACCTGGGCGTTCTCCGAGACGATTCACTCGCGCTCTTACACCCATATCATCCGTAACATCGTTAACGATCCCGCGGTGGTGTTTGATGACATCGTGACCAACGAGCAGATCCTGGCCCGTGCGGAAGATATTTCCGGCTACTACGATGACCTGATCGAGATGACCAGCCATTGGCACTTGTTCGGTGAAGGTACGCATGAGATCAACGGCAAAACGGTTGTCGTTAGCCTGCGTGCGTTGAAGAAACAGCTCTACATCTGCCTGATGAGCGTCAATGCGCTGGAAGCCATTCGCTTTTACGTTAGTTTCGCCTGCTCCTTTGCTTTTGCCGAGCGCGAGCTGATGGAAGGCAACGCCAAAATCATTCGTTTGATCGCCCGTGATGAAGCGCTGCACCTGACCGGCACTCAGCACATGCTGAACCTGCTGCGCACCGGTGAAGACGATCCTGAAATGAAAGAGATTGCGGCTGAATGTCGTGAAGAGTGTTTTGAGCTGTTCAAGAAAGCGGCGCTGCAAGAAAAAGAGTGGGCGGAATATCTGTTCAGTGGCGGCTCAATGATCGGCCTGAATAAAGACATTTTGTGCCAGTACATTGAGTACATCACCAATATTCGTATGCAGGCGGTCGGCCTTGATTTACCGTTCCAGACGCGCTCTAACCCTATTCCATGGATTAACTCATGGCTGGTGTCTGATAACGTTCAGGTTGCACCGCAGGAAGTAGAAGTCAGCTCCTATCTGGTCGGCCAAATCGACTCTGAAGTGGGTGAAAACGACTTCGACGACTTCCAGCTGTAA
- the nuoM gene encoding NADH-quinone oxidoreductase subunit M translates to MLLPWLIIIPFVGGLLCWLTERLGAKVPRWIALITMGLTLALSLQLWLQGGYSLTQAAGIPQWQSSFSVPWIPRFGISFHLAIDGLSLLMVVLTGLLGLMAVLCSWNEINKYQGFFHLNLMWILGGVIGVFLSIDMFLFFFFWEMMLVPMYFLIALWGHKASDGKTRITAATKFFIYTQASGLVMLIAILGLVFVHYSATGVWTFNYELLLNTPMSKTVEYLLMLGFFIAFAVKMPVVPLHGWLPDAHSQAPTAGSVDLAGILLKTAAYGLLRFSLPLFPNASAEFAPIAMWLGILGIFYGAWMAFAQTDIKRLIAYTSISHMGFVLIAIYTGSQLAFQGAVIQMIAHGLSAAALFILCGQLYERLHTRDMREMGGLWSRIKWIPGLSLFFAVANLGMPGTGNFVGEFMILTGSFQVVPVIIVIATFGLVFASVYSLIMMQRAYYGEAKSKEPLPGMSPREFGTIGVLVVLLVLLGIYPQPILDTSHAAMSNIQQWFTASISTTRP, encoded by the coding sequence GTGTTACTACCTTGGCTAATCATAATCCCCTTCGTCGGTGGCTTGCTCTGCTGGCTAACCGAGCGCCTCGGCGCGAAGGTGCCACGCTGGATCGCCCTGATCACCATGGGGCTGACATTGGCGCTTTCGCTGCAATTGTGGTTGCAGGGAGGCTATTCACTCACGCAGGCAGCGGGTATTCCGCAGTGGCAATCGAGTTTCTCAGTGCCGTGGATCCCTCGCTTCGGCATTAGCTTCCATCTGGCTATTGATGGCCTGTCACTGCTCATGGTGGTGCTGACAGGTTTGCTCGGCCTGATGGCGGTGCTCTGTTCCTGGAACGAAATCAATAAGTATCAGGGCTTTTTCCACCTTAACCTGATGTGGATTTTGGGTGGGGTCATCGGTGTGTTCCTCTCCATCGATATGTTCCTGTTCTTCTTCTTCTGGGAAATGATGCTGGTGCCGATGTACTTCCTCATCGCACTCTGGGGTCATAAAGCCTCCGACGGCAAAACCCGCATTACCGCAGCAACCAAATTCTTCATCTATACCCAGGCTTCCGGTCTGGTGATGTTGATAGCGATTCTCGGCTTGGTATTTGTGCATTACAGCGCGACTGGCGTCTGGACGTTTAATTACGAACTGCTGCTGAACACGCCGATGTCAAAAACCGTTGAATATCTGCTGATGCTGGGCTTCTTCATTGCCTTTGCGGTAAAAATGCCGGTGGTGCCGTTACACGGCTGGTTACCGGATGCACACAGCCAGGCACCTACTGCAGGTTCGGTTGACCTCGCCGGCATTTTGCTGAAAACCGCCGCTTACGGTTTGTTGCGCTTCAGTCTACCGCTGTTTCCTAATGCGTCGGCAGAGTTTGCACCTATCGCTATGTGGCTGGGTATTCTCGGCATTTTCTACGGTGCATGGATGGCCTTTGCACAAACCGATATCAAACGCCTGATTGCTTACACCTCAATTTCGCATATGGGCTTTGTACTGATTGCGATCTATACCGGAAGCCAGTTGGCGTTCCAGGGTGCAGTGATTCAGATGATTGCACACGGCCTGTCCGCCGCTGCGCTGTTCATCTTGTGTGGTCAGTTGTATGAGCGCTTACACACGCGAGACATGCGTGAGATGGGCGGTTTATGGTCGCGCATTAAATGGATTCCTGGTCTGTCACTGTTCTTTGCGGTCGCTAATTTGGGTATGCCGGGCACCGGTAACTTTGTCGGTGAATTCATGATCCTCACCGGCAGTTTCCAGGTTGTGCCGGTTATTATCGTGATTGCGACCTTCGGTCTGGTATTTGCTTCTGTTTATTCATTGATCATGATGCAGCGCGCCTATTACGGCGAAGCGAAGTCAAAAGAGCCGCTGCCGGGCATGTCCCCACGCGAGTTCGGGACGATTGGTGTGTTAGTGGTGCTGTTGGTGTTGTTGGGTATCTATCCACAACCGATTCTGGACACCTCGCACGCTGCAATGAGCAATATTCAGCAGTGGTTTACCGCTTCAATTTCAACTACAAGGCCGTAA
- the nuoL gene encoding NADH-quinone oxidoreductase subunit L: protein MNLLYLTVLFPLIGFLLLAFSRGRWSENLSAAVGMGSVGLAALVTVYAGFDFFANGQQIFTQPLWTWMQVGNFDIKVNLTLDGLSLTMLSVVTGVGFFIHMFASWYMRGEEGYSRFFAYTNLFIASMVVLVLADNLMLMYLGWEGVGLCSYLLIGFYYSNPENGKAAMKAFIITRVGDVFLAFALFILYNELGTLNFREMVELAPAHFAADNHMLQWATLMLLGGAVGKSAQLPLQTWLADAMAGPTPVSALIHAATMVTAGVYLIARSHGLFLLTPEVLHLVGIIGAITLVLAGFAALVQTDIKRVLAYSTMSQIGYMFLALGVQAWDAAIFHLMTHAFFKALLFLSSGSVILACHHEQNIFKMGGLRKSIPLVYTCFLVGGAALAALPLITAGFYSKDEILFGALANGHINLMVAGLVGAFLTSIYTFRMIFIVFHGEEKIHAHAGKGITHHLPLIVLLVLSTFIGALITPPLAGVLPANEFGEEGKVGLEIASGVVAVVGILIAAALWLGKRQLVTSIANSAPGRFFGTWWFAAWGFDWLYDKVFVKPYLGIAWLLKRDPLNGLMNLPALLSRIANKGLVVSENGYLRWYVASMSVGAVVVLALMLVI from the coding sequence ATGAATCTTCTCTATTTAACTGTACTGTTTCCGTTAATTGGCTTTTTGCTGTTAGCGTTTTCTCGCGGTCGCTGGTCAGAGAACTTGTCGGCAGCGGTTGGCATGGGATCGGTTGGACTGGCAGCGCTGGTAACGGTGTATGCGGGCTTTGATTTCTTTGCCAACGGCCAGCAGATTTTCACCCAGCCACTGTGGACATGGATGCAGGTTGGCAACTTTGATATCAAAGTGAATTTAACGCTGGATGGCCTGTCGCTGACCATGCTGTCGGTAGTAACCGGCGTGGGTTTCTTCATCCATATGTTTGCATCCTGGTATATGCGCGGAGAAGAGGGTTATTCTCGCTTCTTCGCTTATACCAACCTGTTTATCGCCAGCATGGTTGTTTTGGTACTGGCCGATAACCTGATGCTGATGTATCTCGGTTGGGAAGGCGTAGGTCTCTGCTCTTACTTGCTGATTGGTTTCTATTACAGCAATCCAGAAAACGGCAAAGCGGCGATGAAAGCTTTTATCATCACGCGCGTCGGTGACGTCTTTCTCGCGTTTGCGCTGTTCATTCTCTACAACGAGTTGGGCACGCTGAACTTCCGCGAGATGGTGGAGTTAGCGCCGGCACACTTCGCCGCCGATAACCATATGCTGCAATGGGCAACCTTGATGCTGTTAGGTGGCGCGGTGGGTAAATCTGCTCAGCTGCCATTGCAGACATGGTTAGCCGATGCGATGGCAGGTCCAACACCGGTTTCGGCACTGATCCACGCCGCTACCATGGTCACGGCCGGTGTTTACCTGATTGCCCGCAGCCACGGCTTGTTCCTGTTAACGCCGGAAGTTCTGCATCTGGTTGGCATTATTGGTGCTATCACGCTGGTGCTGGCAGGTTTTGCTGCTCTGGTGCAAACCGACATCAAACGCGTTCTCGCCTACTCCACCATGAGCCAGATTGGTTACATGTTCCTGGCGTTGGGCGTGCAGGCGTGGGATGCAGCTATTTTCCATCTGATGACGCATGCTTTCTTTAAAGCGTTGCTGTTCCTCTCTTCAGGCTCCGTTATTTTGGCCTGTCACCATGAACAGAACATCTTCAAAATGGGCGGTCTGCGTAAAAGTATTCCGCTGGTATATACCTGCTTCCTCGTTGGCGGTGCCGCTTTGGCTGCGCTGCCGCTGATTACCGCAGGCTTCTACAGTAAAGATGAGATCTTGTTTGGTGCATTAGCCAACGGCCATATCAACCTCATGGTTGCCGGTTTGGTCGGCGCGTTCCTGACCTCTATTTATACCTTCCGCATGATCTTCATCGTTTTCCACGGCGAAGAGAAAATTCATGCGCATGCCGGCAAAGGCATTACCCATCATCTGCCATTGATTGTGTTGCTGGTGCTGTCGACCTTTATTGGCGCGTTAATTACGCCGCCATTAGCGGGTGTGTTACCCGCCAATGAGTTTGGTGAAGAGGGCAAGGTAGGTCTGGAAATCGCCTCTGGCGTGGTTGCGGTTGTCGGTATTCTGATCGCCGCTGCGCTGTGGCTGGGCAAACGCCAGCTGGTGACCAGCATCGCCAACAGTGCGCCGGGTCGTTTCTTCGGCACATGGTGGTTTGCTGCCTGGGGCTTTGACTGGCTCTACGACAAAGTGTTCGTTAAACCTTATCTGGGCATTGCGTGGCTGCTGAAGCGTGATCCGCTCAATGGTTTGATGAACTTGCCTGCGCTGCTTTCACGTATCGCCAATAAAGGATTGGTGGTGAGTGAAAATGGTTACCTGCGCTGGTATGTCGCATCAATGAGCGTGGGTGCCGTGGTGGTGCTGGCGCTGATGTTGGTGATTTAA
- the elaB gene encoding stress response protein ElaB, whose amino-acid sequence MVKETEPFETGLDDDLALLTETLEEVLKSSGDPADQKYIELKTKAEQALHDVKSRVSQASDSYYYRAKQAAYRADDYVHEQPWKGIGIGATAGLVLGLLLARR is encoded by the coding sequence ATGGTAAAAGAGACTGAACCGTTTGAGACTGGCCTGGATGATGATTTAGCGCTGCTGACAGAAACGCTGGAAGAAGTGTTGAAGTCATCGGGCGATCCGGCCGACCAGAAATACATTGAGCTCAAAACTAAAGCGGAGCAGGCGCTGCATGATGTTAAATCACGCGTCAGCCAGGCGTCAGATAGCTATTATTATCGCGCCAAACAAGCCGCTTACCGCGCTGATGATTATGTACATGAGCAGCCCTGGAAAGGCATCGGTATCGGCGCCACCGCCGGGCTGGTGCTTGGGCTGCTGCTGGCGCGTCGCTAA
- the yfaE gene encoding class I ribonucleotide reductase maintenance protein YfaE, which produces MSRSIVILRTSGTRLECADDHPNLLAMLEAQNICVEFQCREGYCGSCRTRLLKGEVYYAETPLAFVEQGEILPCCCRAKGEIEIAL; this is translated from the coding sequence ATGAGTCGCTCCATCGTTATTCTGCGCACTTCCGGCACCCGGCTGGAGTGCGCAGACGATCATCCCAATCTGCTGGCAATGCTTGAAGCACAAAATATTTGTGTGGAATTTCAGTGTCGGGAAGGTTATTGCGGATCGTGCCGTACGCGCTTGCTCAAAGGCGAAGTGTATTACGCCGAAACGCCGCTGGCGTTTGTGGAACAGGGCGAGATTCTTCCCTGTTGTTGCCGAGCCAAAGGTGAGATTGAGATCGCGCTATAA
- the nuoN gene encoding NADH-quinone oxidoreductase subunit NuoN: MTITPQQLIALLPLLIVGLTVVVVMLSIAWRRNHFVNATLTVIGLNLALFSLYFVGQVGPMDVTPLMRVDGYAMFYTALVMLASLATCTFAYPWLVGFPDNKDEFYLLVLIAALGGVVLASANHLASLFIGIELLSLPLFGLIGYAFRQKRSLEAALKYTILSAAASSFLLFGIALVYADSGSLSFVELGKSLNDTMIQEPLLLVGLGMMIIGLGFKLSLVPFHLWTPDVYQGAPAPVSTFLATASKIAIFGVIMRLFMYAPVTDSEAVRTVLGIIAFVSILFGNLMAISQSNIKRLLGYSSIAHLGYLLVALIAVKSHQLSLETAGVYLAGYLFSSLGAFGVVSLMSSPYRGPDADSLYSYRGLFWHRPILSAVMTVMMLSLAGIPMTLGFIGKFYVIASGVSANLWWLTGAVVAGSAIGLYYYLRVTVSLYLSPPELHTRDTPANWAFTAGGVVVLISAILVLLLGIYPQPLINLVQMAQPLM, encoded by the coding sequence ATGACAATAACTCCTCAACAATTGATCGCGTTGCTGCCGCTGTTGATCGTCGGATTGACGGTGGTGGTTGTGATGCTGTCCATTGCCTGGCGACGCAACCATTTTGTTAACGCCACGCTAACGGTGATTGGCCTCAATCTCGCGCTGTTCTCGCTTTACTTTGTTGGCCAGGTTGGCCCGATGGACGTCACGCCGCTGATGCGCGTGGATGGCTATGCCATGTTCTATACCGCGCTGGTGATGCTGGCGAGTCTGGCAACCTGTACCTTCGCCTATCCCTGGTTGGTCGGGTTCCCAGACAACAAGGATGAGTTCTACCTGCTGGTGCTGATTGCTGCACTGGGCGGTGTCGTGCTGGCGAGTGCCAACCATCTTGCTTCGTTGTTCATCGGTATTGAACTGCTGTCGCTGCCGCTGTTTGGCTTAATTGGTTACGCTTTCCGACAGAAACGCTCGCTGGAAGCGGCACTGAAATACACCATTCTGTCGGCAGCAGCATCATCGTTCCTGCTGTTTGGTATTGCACTGGTCTACGCTGATTCAGGCAGCCTGAGTTTCGTTGAGCTGGGCAAGAGCCTGAATGACACCATGATTCAGGAGCCGCTGCTGTTGGTGGGCCTGGGCATGATGATCATCGGTCTTGGCTTTAAACTGTCGCTGGTGCCGTTCCATCTTTGGACGCCAGACGTTTATCAGGGTGCGCCAGCGCCGGTTTCTACTTTCCTGGCCACCGCCAGTAAAATTGCCATTTTTGGCGTGATCATGCGTCTGTTTATGTACGCACCCGTCACTGATAGTGAAGCAGTTCGCACGGTGCTGGGCATCATCGCCTTTGTGTCGATTCTGTTCGGTAACTTGATGGCGATCTCGCAGAGCAACATCAAGCGCCTGCTGGGCTACTCCTCCATTGCGCACCTCGGTTATCTGCTGGTCGCGTTGATCGCGGTGAAATCACATCAGCTGTCGCTGGAAACCGCCGGTGTTTATCTGGCCGGTTATCTGTTCAGCAGTCTTGGCGCGTTTGGTGTGGTTAGCTTGATGTCCAGCCCTTATCGTGGCCCGGACGCAGATTCGCTTTACTCTTATCGCGGTCTGTTCTGGCATCGTCCGATTTTGTCAGCGGTGATGACAGTGATGATGTTGTCACTGGCAGGTATACCAATGACCTTAGGCTTTATCGGTAAGTTCTACGTTATCGCCTCTGGCGTCAGCGCGAATCTGTGGTGGTTGACCGGCGCGGTCGTCGCCGGTAGTGCCATTGGCCTCTATTACTACCTGCGCGTTACGGTAAGCTTGTATCTTAGCCCGCCGGAACTGCACACCCGTGATACACCGGCTAACTGGGCGTTTACCGCTGGCGGTGTTGTGGTACTGATCTCCGCGATATTGGTACTGCTGTTAGGTATTTATCCGCAGCCGCTGATTAATCTGGTGCAGATGGCTCAGCCGCTGATGTAA
- a CDS encoding HdeD family acid-resistance protein: MIKLIFLLTGAQVLRRRWYWLAIGGVILLAFALLILYDIGSDGLLSVPLDTLAILFIIEGVVQMVLAMTKEMLIDWLTLLKGVGFLFIAFLIFDIPEDNNDVSALLFGIAFFLDGCFRIAAALVLRGVRWQKHCFTGAIELLLSVVIISDWPFHHHIAVPLCFALLLLSIATSLLLMARQARLLTEESSVTVLPLFQAAGLRRWHGSRYDHPSFPDLPPSQTLTVYVWTPVGSSVVRERYRIIDRYIAAVDHNGVISTGHAALEAGDNLYVSHYPRDEIDRDSGNFRAVLRAGEHNDVAGRFLPSLAEEVAGWCRPDKQVIFPHYNLIALQHYWQRYSADSTYNLTARNCSSTVVQALDVALEGILARQPYAGFRLLSDPNFWLLGVVRGRAEEMTWTPGLVLDYVSLLKRVIEPQSSQLWPIRLWQSLRLRYVLWQQKRVPSRSIIK, translated from the coding sequence GTGATCAAGCTGATCTTTCTATTAACCGGTGCACAGGTGCTGCGCAGGCGTTGGTATTGGCTGGCGATTGGCGGCGTCATTCTGTTGGCCTTTGCCTTGTTGATCCTTTACGACATTGGCAGCGATGGCTTGTTATCAGTGCCGTTAGACACGCTGGCGATTTTGTTCATCATCGAAGGCGTGGTGCAGATGGTCTTAGCCATGACCAAGGAGATGCTCATCGACTGGCTAACCCTGCTCAAAGGCGTGGGGTTTTTATTTATCGCCTTTCTGATCTTCGATATCCCGGAAGATAACAATGATGTTTCAGCGTTGCTGTTTGGCATCGCTTTCTTTCTCGACGGCTGTTTTCGCATCGCGGCTGCGCTGGTACTGCGCGGCGTACGTTGGCAAAAGCACTGTTTTACGGGTGCCATAGAATTGCTGCTCAGCGTAGTGATCATCAGCGACTGGCCATTCCATCATCATATTGCGGTACCACTTTGCTTTGCGCTGCTGCTGTTAAGCATTGCGACCAGTTTATTGTTAATGGCGCGTCAGGCGCGTTTGCTTACCGAGGAAAGTTCAGTCACCGTACTGCCGCTGTTTCAGGCTGCAGGATTACGGCGCTGGCACGGCAGCCGCTACGATCATCCCAGCTTTCCCGATTTGCCGCCGTCGCAAACGTTAACGGTCTATGTCTGGACACCGGTGGGTTCCAGTGTGGTACGCGAGCGTTATCGTATTATTGACCGTTATATCGCTGCGGTGGATCACAATGGGGTAATTTCTACTGGCCACGCGGCGCTAGAAGCGGGCGATAATCTCTATGTCAGCCACTATCCGCGTGACGAAATCGATCGCGACAGCGGTAATTTTCGCGCCGTGCTGCGTGCCGGAGAACACAATGATGTTGCTGGACGTTTTCTGCCTTCGCTGGCAGAGGAAGTCGCTGGCTGGTGTCGGCCTGACAAACAGGTTATTTTTCCGCACTACAACTTAATTGCATTACAGCATTACTGGCAGCGCTATAGCGCCGACAGCACCTATAACCTTACGGCGCGTAATTGCTCATCCACCGTAGTTCAGGCGCTGGACGTGGCTCTGGAAGGCATTTTAGCCAGGCAGCCGTATGCTGGATTTCGTCTGTTAAGCGATCCCAACTTTTGGTTATTGGGCGTGGTACGTGGCCGTGCTGAAGAGATGACGTGGACGCCGGGTTTGGTATTGGATTATGTCAGTTTGCTGAAAAGGGTCATTGAACCTCAGTCAAGCCAGTTGTGGCCGATTCGCTTGTGGCAAAGTTTACGGTTGCGATATGTGCTGTGGCAGCAGAAAAGGGTGCCGTCGCGCAGTATTATCAAATGA